Part of the Vibrio sp. 16 genome, ACTCCCTGCAAGTACCATCACGGCGAGTAACAATGCTGTCCATACCCCTCCCGGTAGGGAGAGTTGCCCGACCAACGCCATAAACGCAATAACGGTCAGCGGATTGACGATCGTCAACAGAAAAGTCGTTCTTAATTCACTCGCTCCTGTCGCAATAGGCTGAGTGAGCGGCATTTTGTATTCGCGCAAAGCCAGTAAGCACATATAAATGCCAAAAAGGATGAGCATAAAAGACGAAAACGTTTCAATGGCTCGCTGATGCAAAGTCAGTACCTCAACTACGCCCACCCCAAGTAAAAAAGCGAAAAGGGCAAAGACAAAATCCCCTAACGCCGCCCCTAATGCACTTTTAATTGCCGAGGCTTTGCCATATTTTAAACCGTTGATGACCACAATCATTGCGATGGGCCCAACAGAAATAGCCAGAGTAAACCCAAACAGAAAAGCGGTCATCAGATCCCTTTCCATACTCTTTACCTATGCCTTAACTATTCAGTCTGCGAATAGAACACTTTCCCTCAAAGTTGAGGGAAAGTGTTTATAAATAATAGATATATAATAATGAAAAGGTGTTTAGGCGTGATTTACTGTTTAAATTTCAATCCATCGGAAAACACATCATGCAAACTGCCGCGCCTAACGACTACAGACACATCGCGACCGCGATCGCTCATCACAACGCCATACAAGAGCTAGATAAATTCCGACAGTTGATATGTGATGCGCCCATGACCCCAGAGGAAACAAAAATGTTTTTTGCTACGCTGTGGGCTTTTTTTAAAGACGTTCCATCAGGGATTTTAAGTTTGGCCGCAAAAATAACGGATGAACTTCTCGACACGCAGACATGGCAAGCGTCAGCTCAAGCGGCTTACATACTTTACGCCTCAGTGGACGAATATGGTTTGCAGCAATGTCAAAACCGAATGCTGACTACCCATCATCAAATGTTTGAAGAGCTCATAACTCACTGTGGCCTGAGTCATGATGACATCTTTAATCCAAAATATGTGAAGCCTTCGGGTACCGCAATGGGCGATAGAACCTATCGCTATTACCGCTCGAACAAAATTGGAGAAGCGCTTGGCTTTCATCTTGCTTCAGAAATGACTTCCGCACGAGAGTTTCAGTATTTTTTACAAGGCTTTCAAGCACACCCCGCCGCTTACAATTTAAAACATGCTGACGACCCGATTCTCGCCTTTTTTAAGATTCACTGTGAAGTAGAGCCTCTTCATGTGCAAACAAGTCGAACCATTCTCACCAAGATGATGTCTTACACACCTAACATCGCTGAGGATGCCATGCGAGGCGCCATGGCCTTTATGAACGGATTCGAACAAATGTTTATCGCCATGAACACTACCCTATTAGAGGGGCGTTCATAAGGTCCATTTTTGTCAATGTTCAGCCTGAACATTGACAACTTTTTCGCCCACTAAATCAGCCTAAATCGATTGGTTTTCCACTCTAGCGCATCAATAAGCCCCCGTTGGTACATGCCAC contains:
- a CDS encoding LysE family translocator, producing the protein MERDLMTAFLFGFTLAISVGPIAMIVVINGLKYGKASAIKSALGAALGDFVFALFAFLLGVGVVEVLTLHQRAIETFSSFMLILFGIYMCLLALREYKMPLTQPIATGASELRTTFLLTIVNPLTVIAFMALVGQLSLPGGVWTALLLAVMVLAGSFLAQLVYVLASLSLKSKLEHPRVILGLQLISGFGIVGFGLKGFFYR
- a CDS encoding iron-containing redox enzyme family protein, whose translation is MQTAAPNDYRHIATAIAHHNAIQELDKFRQLICDAPMTPEETKMFFATLWAFFKDVPSGILSLAAKITDELLDTQTWQASAQAAYILYASVDEYGLQQCQNRMLTTHHQMFEELITHCGLSHDDIFNPKYVKPSGTAMGDRTYRYYRSNKIGEALGFHLASEMTSAREFQYFLQGFQAHPAAYNLKHADDPILAFFKIHCEVEPLHVQTSRTILTKMMSYTPNIAEDAMRGAMAFMNGFEQMFIAMNTTLLEGRS